The Gallus gallus isolate bGalGal1 chromosome 31, bGalGal1.mat.broiler.GRCg7b, whole genome shotgun sequence genome includes a region encoding these proteins:
- the CHIR-B4 gene encoding immunoglobulin-like receptor CHIR-B4 isoform X1 — protein sequence MALLPWKRKAALGHFLSLQLSHCPQAAPASWHQWRWPSSWVSDHGDVVPRGLVAQCGTRTVSLAGWWLVAASRAQQLPRPSLSLHPSQGVSLGDTVTLCCHLPQPAARVELYQEEKLRSSKEMDQEHDVAEFSLAGIKQEDAVRYQCQYQGLEPVGTSEKSDPVELLVTDHRYPPPGISLGPREYVEMETNITIQCWNQQYGGTIFLHKDGHSAPIQHQEPDGGGTATFILFGVTPADSGTYRCSYHVGGSYLLSSPLGDNVTLEVIPRPAPPGVNGGPSRNLVAAVAGGCAAAIVIIIVLTVSFLLVAQRRRMQRDESSGATSRSPEAVQFQVSPGDSEGLTYAQLQAVTPSTHPPGSSTTFEPPIIYAEVGTRGPR from the exons ATGGCACTTCTCCCTTGGAAACGCAAAGCTGCTCTTGGccacttcctttctctgcagctgtctcactgtccccaagctgctcctgcctcatggcaccaatggcggtGGCCCTCATCCTGGGTGAGTGAccatggggacgtggtgccacgggggttggtggcccagtgtgggaccaggaccgtgtcccttgcaggttggtggctggtggcagcgagcagggcacagcaac tgccccgaccctccctgtcactgcaccccagccagggggtgtccctgggggacactgtcaccctgtGCTGCCACCTACCCCAGCCAGCTGCCAGGGTCGAACTGTACCAGGAAGAAAAGTTGAGATCCAGCAAGGAAATGGACCAGGAGCATGACGTGGCTGAGTTCTCCTTGGCTGGAATTAAGCAGGAAGATGCAGTGAGATATCAGTGCCAGTACCAGGGGTTGGAGCCTGTAGGGACATCGGAGAagagtgaccccgtggagctgttggtgacag ATCACAGGTATCCCCCACCTGGCATTTCCCTGGGACCCAGAGAATATGTGGAGATGGAGACCAACATCACCATCCAGTGCTGGAACCAGCAATACGGGGGCACCATCTTCCTGCACAAGGACGGGCACTCAGCCCCTATCCAGCACCAGGAACCCGATGGTGGGGGCACTGCCACCTTCATCctctttggggtgaccccagctgactCGGGCACATATAGGTGCTCCTACCACGTAGGGGGCTCCTACCTTCtgtcctcaccccttggggatAATGTGACCCTGGAAGTGATTCCTAGACCTGCACCCCCAG GTGTCAATGGGGGACCCAGCAGGAAcctggtggcagcagtggcggggggctgtgctgctgccattgtcATCATCATCGTCCTCACTgtctctttcctccttgttgCCCAGAGAAGACGAATGCAGAGAGATGAGAGTTCTG GTGCCACCTCCAGAAGCCCTGAGGCCGTGCAGTTCCAG gtgTCCCCCGGTGACAGCGAGGGTCTGACCTACGcccagctgcaagctgtgacccccagcacccacccccccGGCTCTTCTACCACTTTTGAACCCCCCATTATCTACGCCGAGGTGGGCACGCGGGGACCCCGCTGA
- the CHIR-B4 gene encoding immunoglobulin-like receptor CHIR-B4 isoform X2 translates to MALLPWKRKAALGHFLSLQLSHCPQAAPASWHQWRWPSSWVSDHGDVVPRGLVAQCGTRTVSLAGWWLVAASRAQQLPRPSLSLHPSQGVSLGDTVTLCCHLPQPAARVELYQEEKLRSSKEMDQEHDVAEFSLAGIKQEDAVRYQCQYQGLEPVGTSEKSDPVELLVTDHRYPPPGISLGPREYVEMETNITIQCWNQQYGGTIFLHKDGHSAPIQHQEPDGGGTATFILFGVTPADSGTYRCSYHVGGSYLLSSPLGDNVTLEVIPRPAPPGATSRSPEAVQFQVSPGDSEGLTYAQLQAVTPSTHPPGSSTTFEPPIIYAEVGTRGPR, encoded by the exons ATGGCACTTCTCCCTTGGAAACGCAAAGCTGCTCTTGGccacttcctttctctgcagctgtctcactgtccccaagctgctcctgcctcatggcaccaatggcggtGGCCCTCATCCTGGGTGAGTGAccatggggacgtggtgccacgggggttggtggcccagtgtgggaccaggaccgtgtcccttgcaggttggtggctggtggcagcgagcagggcacagcaac tgccccgaccctccctgtcactgcaccccagccagggggtgtccctgggggacactgtcaccctgtGCTGCCACCTACCCCAGCCAGCTGCCAGGGTCGAACTGTACCAGGAAGAAAAGTTGAGATCCAGCAAGGAAATGGACCAGGAGCATGACGTGGCTGAGTTCTCCTTGGCTGGAATTAAGCAGGAAGATGCAGTGAGATATCAGTGCCAGTACCAGGGGTTGGAGCCTGTAGGGACATCGGAGAagagtgaccccgtggagctgttggtgacag ATCACAGGTATCCCCCACCTGGCATTTCCCTGGGACCCAGAGAATATGTGGAGATGGAGACCAACATCACCATCCAGTGCTGGAACCAGCAATACGGGGGCACCATCTTCCTGCACAAGGACGGGCACTCAGCCCCTATCCAGCACCAGGAACCCGATGGTGGGGGCACTGCCACCTTCATCctctttggggtgaccccagctgactCGGGCACATATAGGTGCTCCTACCACGTAGGGGGCTCCTACCTTCtgtcctcaccccttggggatAATGTGACCCTGGAAGTGATTCCTAGACCTGCACCCCCAG GTGCCACCTCCAGAAGCCCTGAGGCCGTGCAGTTCCAG gtgTCCCCCGGTGACAGCGAGGGTCTGACCTACGcccagctgcaagctgtgacccccagcacccacccccccGGCTCTTCTACCACTTTTGAACCCCCCATTATCTACGCCGAGGTGGGCACGCGGGGACCCCGCTGA
- the CHIR-B4 gene encoding immunoglobulin-like receptor CHIR-B4 precursor has product MAPMAVALILGWWLVAASRAQQLPRPSLSLHPSQGVSLGDTVTLCCHLPQPAARVELYQEEKLRSSKEMDQEHDVAEFSLAGIKQEDAVRYQCQYQGLEPVGTSEKSDPVELLVTDHRYPPPGISLGPREYVEMETNITIQCWNQQYGGTIFLHKDGHSAPIQHQEPDGGGTATFILFGVTPADSGTYRCSYHVGGSYLLSSPLGDNVTLEVIPRPAPPGVNGGPSRNLVAAVAGGCAAAIVIIIVLTVSFLLVAQRRRMQRDESSGATSRSPEAVQFQVSPGDSEGLTYAQLQAVTPSTHPPGSSTTFEPPIIYAEVGTRGPR; this is encoded by the exons atggcaccaatggcggtGGCCCTCATCCTGG gttggtggctggtggcagcgagcagggcacagcaac tgccccgaccctccctgtcactgcaccccagccagggggtgtccctgggggacactgtcaccctgtGCTGCCACCTACCCCAGCCAGCTGCCAGGGTCGAACTGTACCAGGAAGAAAAGTTGAGATCCAGCAAGGAAATGGACCAGGAGCATGACGTGGCTGAGTTCTCCTTGGCTGGAATTAAGCAGGAAGATGCAGTGAGATATCAGTGCCAGTACCAGGGGTTGGAGCCTGTAGGGACATCGGAGAagagtgaccccgtggagctgttggtgacag ATCACAGGTATCCCCCACCTGGCATTTCCCTGGGACCCAGAGAATATGTGGAGATGGAGACCAACATCACCATCCAGTGCTGGAACCAGCAATACGGGGGCACCATCTTCCTGCACAAGGACGGGCACTCAGCCCCTATCCAGCACCAGGAACCCGATGGTGGGGGCACTGCCACCTTCATCctctttggggtgaccccagctgactCGGGCACATATAGGTGCTCCTACCACGTAGGGGGCTCCTACCTTCtgtcctcaccccttggggatAATGTGACCCTGGAAGTGATTCCTAGACCTGCACCCCCAG GTGTCAATGGGGGACCCAGCAGGAAcctggtggcagcagtggcggggggctgtgctgctgccattgtcATCATCATCGTCCTCACTgtctctttcctccttgttgCCCAGAGAAGACGAATGCAGAGAGATGAGAGTTCTG GTGCCACCTCCAGAAGCCCTGAGGCCGTGCAGTTCCAG gtgTCCCCCGGTGACAGCGAGGGTCTGACCTACGcccagctgcaagctgtgacccccagcacccacccccccGGCTCTTCTACCACTTTTGAACCCCCCATTATCTACGCCGAGGTGGGCACGCGGGGACCCCGCTGA